A window of the Dissulfurirhabdus thermomarina genome harbors these coding sequences:
- the lpxC gene encoding UDP-3-O-acyl-N-acetylglucosamine deacetylase, which yields MQKTLQRSVAARGVGLHSGRVVTVRLHPADPGAGITFVRVDETPARWIAARTANVVDTRMATTIGDGTCSVGTIEHLMAALAGLGVDNARVEVDGPEVPAMDGSAGPFLKLIEAAGIEEQSAPRRYLEILEPVEVREGDKFVRLEPFDGFRVAFEIDFDHPLIARQRFSADVGPEAFARQLGRARTFGFLHEVEYLKRNGLAQGGSLDNAVVLGDDGVLNRGGLRFPDEFVRHKVLDLLGDLYLCGLPLIGRVVARKSGHALHHALLAELEARPGTWCVVERRRSDAEVRPVPKRPRPAVAVAVA from the coding sequence ATGCAAAAGACGTTGCAAAGGAGTGTCGCCGCCCGGGGGGTGGGGCTCCATTCCGGCCGGGTCGTGACCGTTCGCCTCCACCCGGCCGATCCGGGCGCCGGGATCACCTTCGTCCGGGTGGACGAGACGCCCGCGCGGTGGATCGCCGCCCGCACCGCCAACGTGGTGGATACCCGCATGGCCACCACCATCGGCGACGGCACCTGCTCTGTGGGCACCATCGAGCACCTCATGGCGGCTTTGGCGGGGCTGGGGGTGGACAACGCCAGGGTCGAGGTGGACGGCCCGGAGGTCCCGGCCATGGACGGCAGCGCCGGGCCCTTCTTGAAGCTCATCGAGGCGGCGGGGATCGAGGAGCAGTCCGCCCCGCGGCGTTACCTCGAGATCCTCGAGCCGGTGGAGGTCCGGGAGGGCGACAAGTTCGTCCGGCTGGAGCCCTTCGACGGTTTCCGGGTGGCCTTCGAGATCGACTTCGACCATCCGCTCATCGCCCGGCAGCGGTTCTCGGCCGACGTGGGTCCCGAGGCCTTCGCGCGTCAGCTCGGCCGCGCCCGGACCTTCGGGTTCCTCCACGAGGTGGAATACCTCAAGCGCAACGGCCTGGCCCAGGGCGGCTCCCTCGACAACGCCGTGGTCCTCGGCGACGACGGGGTGCTGAACCGGGGCGGGCTCCGCTTCCCCGACGAGTTCGTCCGCCACAAGGTCCTGGACCTCCTCGGGGACCTCTACCTCTGCGGCCTGCCCCTGATCGGGCGGGTCGTGGCCAGGAAGAGCGGCCACGCCCTGCACCACGCCCTGCTCGCCGAGCTGGAGGCCCGGCCCGGCACCTGGTGCGTGGTGGAGCGCCGGCGCTCCGACGCCGAGGTCCGACCCGTCCCGAAGCGGCCGCGCCCGGCCGTGGCCGTGGCCGTGGCCTGA